From the genome of Glycine max cultivar Williams 82 chromosome 2, Glycine_max_v4.0, whole genome shotgun sequence, one region includes:
- the LOC100816065 gene encoding uncharacterized protein isoform X2, which translates to MFKNKKAFIYRRFFLYNSSGVSEFVYIHTHLSLISSQSKVTRDIEMSTKKGCPSHAEAMQLKQPGAPFKCSGCKQMGFGPSYHCESSNCSYVLHEECANAVSIAFHPFFSKSNFEFHEKAPGKRTRYCDGCGKDVLGFVYHCSTTGYDLHPCCLKLKHNISDQEGRVTLELCQKVPSKCVKCKHRNVVERVKGWSYVSSGGDCCYHVSCVKELILENWKKGYFSQETNNSIGSMEIVPSGRRSRRINKYTKIAVLVFKLVVSAIFGNPISAIAALVEALVTD; encoded by the exons ATGTTTAAGAACAAAAAGGCATTTATATATAGACGTTTTTTCCTATATAACAGTAGTGGTGTTTCTG AGTTTGTGTATATTCACACACACCTGTCCTTAATTTCATCACAATCAAAAGTTACAAGAGATATAGAAATGAGTACTAAGAAGGGTTGTCCAAGCCATGCAGAAGCAATGCAATTGAAGCAACCAGGGGCACCATTCAAATGCAGTGGATGTAAACAAATGGGGTTCGGACCCAGTTACCACTGTGAAAGCAGCAACTGCAGTTACGTCCTCCATGAAGAGTGTGCAAACGCTGTTTCCATAGCCTTCCATCCCTTTTTCTCGAAGAGCAATTTCGAGTTTCATGAGAAAGCACCTGGGAAACGCACAAGGTACTGTGATGGCTGTGGAAAAGATGTGTTAGGGTTTGTGTACCACTGCTCCACCACAGGATATGATCTTCATCCATGCTGCTTGAAGCTGAAACACAACATTTCCGACCAAGAGGGGCGCGTGACGCTTGAACTGTGCCAGAAGGTTCCATCCAAGTGCGTGAAGTGTAAGCATAGGAATGTTGTGGAGAGAGTTAAAGGGTGGTCTTATGTGTCTTCTGGGGGGGATTGTTGTTACCATGTGTCTTGTGTGAAGGAACTGATTCTTGAGAATTGGAAGAAGGGTTATTTCTCTCAAGAAACCAATAATTCAATTGG AAGCATGGAGATTGTTCCAAGTGGAAGAAGGTCAAGGAGAATCAACAAGTACACCAAGATTGCTGTGTTGGTGTTCAAGCTAGTGGTTTCGGCTATTTTTGGAAACCCTATATCTGCCATTGCTGCTCTTGTGGAAGCCCTTGTTACTGATTGA
- the LOC100816065 gene encoding uncharacterized protein isoform X1, with amino-acid sequence MFKNKKAFIYRRFFLYNSSGVSEFVYIHTHLSLISSQSKVTRDIEMSTKKGCPSHAEAMQLKQPGAPFKCSGCKQMGFGPSYHCESSNCSYVLHEECANAVSIAFHPFFSKSNFEFHEKAPGKRTRYCDGCGKDVLGFVYHCSTTGYDLHPCCLKLKHNISDQEGRVTLELCQKVPSKCVKCKHRNVVERVKGWSYVSSGGDCCYHVSCVKELILENWKKGYFSQETNNSIGMSSDRENTQVALRSMEIVPSGRRSRRINKYTKIAVLVFKLVVSAIFGNPISAIAALVEALVTD; translated from the exons ATGTTTAAGAACAAAAAGGCATTTATATATAGACGTTTTTTCCTATATAACAGTAGTGGTGTTTCTG AGTTTGTGTATATTCACACACACCTGTCCTTAATTTCATCACAATCAAAAGTTACAAGAGATATAGAAATGAGTACTAAGAAGGGTTGTCCAAGCCATGCAGAAGCAATGCAATTGAAGCAACCAGGGGCACCATTCAAATGCAGTGGATGTAAACAAATGGGGTTCGGACCCAGTTACCACTGTGAAAGCAGCAACTGCAGTTACGTCCTCCATGAAGAGTGTGCAAACGCTGTTTCCATAGCCTTCCATCCCTTTTTCTCGAAGAGCAATTTCGAGTTTCATGAGAAAGCACCTGGGAAACGCACAAGGTACTGTGATGGCTGTGGAAAAGATGTGTTAGGGTTTGTGTACCACTGCTCCACCACAGGATATGATCTTCATCCATGCTGCTTGAAGCTGAAACACAACATTTCCGACCAAGAGGGGCGCGTGACGCTTGAACTGTGCCAGAAGGTTCCATCCAAGTGCGTGAAGTGTAAGCATAGGAATGTTGTGGAGAGAGTTAAAGGGTGGTCTTATGTGTCTTCTGGGGGGGATTGTTGTTACCATGTGTCTTGTGTGAAGGAACTGATTCTTGAGAATTGGAAGAAGGGTTATTTCTCTCAAGAAACCAATAATTCAATTGGGATGAGTAGTGACAGGGAGAACACTCAAGTTGCACTGAGAAGCATGGAGATTGTTCCAAGTGGAAGAAGGTCAAGGAGAATCAACAAGTACACCAAGATTGCTGTGTTGGTGTTCAAGCTAGTGGTTTCGGCTATTTTTGGAAACCCTATATCTGCCATTGCTGCTCTTGTGGAAGCCCTTGTTACTGATTGA
- the LOC102667578 gene encoding heat shock 70 kDa protein 4, which yields MAKKYEGCAVGIDLGTTYSCVAVWLEQHCRVEIIHNDQGNNTTPSCVAFTDQQRLIGEAAKNQAATNPENTVFDAKRLIGRKFSDPVIQKDKMLWPFKVVAGINDKPMISLNYKGQEKHLLAEEVSSMVLIKMREIAEAYLETPVENAVVTVPAYFNDSQRKATIDAGAIAGLNVMRIINEPTAAAIAYGLDKRTDCVEERNIFIFDLGGGTFDVSLLTIKDKVFQVKATAGNTHLGGEDFDNRMVNYFVQEFKRKNKVDISGNPRALRRLRSACERAKRILSYAVTTNIEVDALFQGVDFCSSITRAKFEEINMELFEECMETVDRCLSDANMDKSSVHDVVLVGGSSRIPKVQELLQGFFDGKVLCKSINPDEAVAYGAAVQAALLSKGIVNVPNLVLLDITPLSLGVSVQGDLMSVVIPRNTTIPVRRTKTYVTTEDNQSAVMIEVYEGERTRASDNNLLGFFTLSGIPPAPRGHPLYETFDIDENGILSVSAEEESTGNKNEITITNEKERLSTKEIKRMIQEAEYYKAEDKKFLRKAKAMNDLDYYVYKIKNALKKKDISSKLCSKEKENVSSAIARATDLLEDNNQQDDIVVFEDNLKELESIIERMKAMGKIG from the exons ATGGCCAAAAAATATGAGGGATGCGCAGTGGGAATCGACCTTGGTACAACTTACTCGTGTGTTGCAGTGTGGCTGGAGCAGCACTGTCGAGTGGAGATCATCCACAACGACCAAGGCAACAATACCACCCCTTCTTGTGTTGCTTTCACAGACCAACAGAGGTTGATCGGTGAAGCTGCTAAAAATCAGGCTGCCACCAACCCAGAGAACACTGTGTTTG ATGCTAAGAGGTTGATTGGTAGGAAATTTAGTGACCCCGTtattcaaaaagataaaatgttgTGGCCATTCAAGGTTGTTGCTGGTATTAATGACAAACCCATGATTTCCCTTAACTACAAGGGCCAAGAGAAACACCTTTTAGCTGAGGAAGTGTCATCTATGGTCCTCATAAAGATGCGGGAGATTGCAGAGGCATATTTGGAAACACCCGTAGAGAATGCAGTGGTTACTGTGCCTGCTTATTTCAATGACTCTCAACGTAAAGCCACCATAGATGCTGGTGCTATTGCAGGCCTCAATGTTATGCGGATAATCAATGAACCCACTGCTGCAGCTATTGCATATGGCCTTGACAAGAGAACTGATTGTGTTGAAGAGCGAAACATTTTCATCTTTGACCTTGGTGGTGGTACTTTTGATGTATCTCTCCTCACAATTAAGGATAAGGTCTTTCAAGTTAAGGCTACTGCAGGAAACACTCACCTTGGAGGGGAGGACTTTGACAACCGAATGGTGAACTACTTTGTACAGGAATTCAAGAGGAAGAACAAAGTTGACATTAGTGGGAACCCAAGAGCCCTAAGGAGGTTGAGAAGTGCATGCGAGAGGGCAAAAAGGATACTCTCATATGCAGTGACTACCAACATTGAGGTAGATGCTTTATTTCAGGGTGTTGATTTTTGCTCCTCAATCACTCGTGCAAAGTTTGAGGAAATCAATATGGAGCTCTTTGAAGAGTGTATGGAAACAGTTGATAGGTGTCTTTCTGATGCTAACATGGACAAGAGCAGTGTACATGATGTTGTCCTTGTTGGTGGTTCTTCTAGGATTCCCAAAGTGCAGGAGCTATTGCAGGGCTTCTTCGATGGGAAGGTTCTGTGCAAGAGCATCAACCCTGACGAGGCTGTTGCTTATGGTGCAGCTGTGCAGGCTGCTTTGTTGAGTAAAGGCATTGTGAATGTTCCAAACTTGGTCCTATTGGATATTACACCACTGTCTCTTGGTGTATCGGTACAAGGAGATCTCATGAGTGTGGTGATTCCTAGAAATACTACCATTCCTGTAAGGAGGACAAAAACATATGTTACAACTGAAGACAACCAATCTGCTGTCATGATTGAGGTTTATGAGGGCGAGAGAACAAGAGCGAGTGATAACAATTTGCTGGGTTTCTTCACACTTTCTGGCATTCCTCCTGCTCCTCGTGGCCATCCTTTGTATGAAACCTTTGACATAGATGAAAATGGTATTCTATCTGTTTCCGCTGAGGAAGAAAGCACCGGCAATAAGAACGAGATTACCATAACCAATGAGAAAGAAAGACTGTCAaccaaagaaattaaaagaatgatTCAAGAAGCTGAATATTACAAGGCTGAAGATAAGAAATTCCTTAGGAAGGCCAAAGCAATGAATGATTTGGATTATTATGTTTACAAAATCAAGAATGCTTTAAAGAAAAAGGATATCAGCTCAAAGCTTTGctcaaaagaaaaggagaatgTCAGTTCTGCAATTGCAAGAGCCACAGATTTGCTTGAGGATAATAACCAGCAGGATGATATAGTTGTGTTTGAGGATAATCTGAAAGAGCTTGAGAGCATCATTGAACGCATGAAGGCCATGGGAAAAATTGGTTAG